The Algoriphagus sanaruensis genome window below encodes:
- a CDS encoding Gfo/Idh/MocA family protein, translated as MSQTLKAAIVGTGFIGPAHLEALRRIPNVEVVALVEVNQELANEKAKALGIPRAYLFDDMLKQDDIDVVHICTPNFLHFSQAKAVLLAGKHVVCEKPLAVKIHEAEELVKLAAETGLVNAVHFNLRYYPMVRQMKVMREKGELGEVYSIMGSYLQDWLFLNTDYNWRLEPDKSGDSRAIADIGSHLLDITEYVTGLKITEVMADFSTVHKTRLKPLKPIETYSGKMLTMDDYQEVPINTEDHATVLLRFDNGSKGSITVSQVNAGRKNRLNIEIAGSKSNFEFNSERPNELWIGKREKANEQLMKDPSLFHREASSLISFPGGHNEGFPDTSKQMFKEVYAAVATGKQPENATFPTFADGLRELIIGERIVESNKKQAWVKI; from the coding sequence ATGTCCCAAACCTTAAAAGCGGCTATCGTAGGAACAGGATTTATCGGTCCTGCTCACCTGGAAGCCCTGAGAAGAATTCCCAATGTGGAAGTCGTTGCGCTTGTAGAAGTTAACCAAGAGCTTGCCAATGAGAAGGCAAAGGCCCTTGGAATCCCAAGAGCGTATCTTTTTGACGATATGCTAAAACAAGACGATATTGACGTTGTCCATATTTGTACGCCAAATTTTCTGCACTTTTCTCAAGCCAAGGCAGTCCTTTTAGCAGGAAAACACGTCGTATGCGAAAAACCCTTAGCCGTTAAAATCCACGAAGCTGAGGAGCTTGTAAAACTTGCAGCAGAAACCGGACTGGTAAATGCCGTTCATTTTAACCTTCGGTATTATCCGATGGTCAGACAGATGAAGGTGATGCGGGAAAAAGGAGAACTGGGCGAAGTCTATTCTATCATGGGGTCCTACCTTCAAGATTGGCTTTTCTTGAATACAGATTACAACTGGAGACTTGAACCCGATAAGTCAGGAGACTCTCGTGCCATTGCAGATATTGGTTCGCACCTTTTGGATATTACCGAATATGTGACTGGACTTAAAATTACCGAAGTGATGGCTGATTTTTCAACTGTCCATAAAACAAGACTAAAACCATTGAAGCCAATTGAAACTTATTCTGGCAAGATGCTTACAATGGATGATTATCAAGAGGTACCAATTAATACTGAAGATCATGCTACTGTTTTGCTTCGATTTGACAATGGCTCCAAGGGTTCTATTACAGTTTCTCAGGTAAACGCCGGACGTAAAAATCGACTGAACATTGAAATCGCGGGATCAAAATCCAACTTTGAGTTTAACTCTGAGAGACCAAATGAATTGTGGATTGGAAAACGTGAAAAAGCCAATGAACAGTTGATGAAAGACCCTTCTCTTTTCCATCGTGAAGCCTCTTCCCTCATTAGCTTCCCTGGTGGACATAATGAAGGATTTCCGGATACCTCCAAGCAAATGTTTAAAGAAGTGTATGCTGCAGTTGCCACCGGAAAACAGCCAGAAAACGCTACTTTCCCGACATTTGCTGATGGTTTACGAGAATTAATTATCGGAGAACGCATCGTAGAAAGTAATAAAAAACAAGCTTGGGTTAAAATCTAA
- a CDS encoding DUF2911 domain-containing protein: protein MNLKKALFTLAMLAMAVTFSFAQEKASPAKTAEGTIGGSKVTINYSSPAVKGRMIWGDLVPLGQVWRAGANEATTFTTSKDIMVEGQKLPAGTYSFFIIPNEGQSTFIFNKVAKQWGAFNYDASQDQLRVNVPSMQTSSMEERLVYEVKPDKFEIRWEYGKAEAKLSEAK, encoded by the coding sequence ATGAATCTAAAAAAAGCACTATTTACCCTTGCCATGTTAGCAATGGCTGTCACTTTTAGCTTTGCTCAAGAAAAAGCAAGCCCTGCAAAAACTGCAGAAGGAACCATTGGAGGAAGTAAAGTCACCATTAACTATTCTTCTCCAGCAGTAAAAGGAAGAATGATTTGGGGAGACTTGGTTCCATTAGGTCAAGTTTGGAGAGCTGGTGCTAATGAAGCTACCACATTTACAACTTCGAAAGACATCATGGTAGAAGGCCAAAAACTTCCTGCAGGGACTTACAGCTTTTTTATTATTCCAAATGAAGGTCAATCTACTTTCATTTTCAATAAAGTAGCGAAGCAATGGGGAGCTTTTAATTATGATGCCAGCCAAGATCAACTTCGAGTTAATGTGCCTTCTATGCAAACTTCATCCATGGAAGAGCGATTGGTTTATGAAGTTAAACCAGACAAATTCGAAATTAGATGGGAATATGGTAAGGCAGAAGCCAAACTAAGCGAGGCGAAATAA
- a CDS encoding M48 family metallopeptidase: MKNFILFLALSAFTFACAKVPLTGRSQLAMVPNEEIQPLVNEEYQKAKSSAKILTSTKDGQSVVRVGTKMAKAVEAYLIQEGYQDLVKEFAWEFNLLESDQVNAWCMPGGKVAFYTGIMPICKDETGIAVVMGHEIAHAVASHARERMSNGLLLNFGISALSTAMGQNPTLTQQIFLQSVGVGSQLGMLSFSRKHELEADEMGLIFMAMAGYDPREAPVFWERMAAKGGQAPLEFLSTHPGPDRRIERLNANMPKALEYYNSAK; this comes from the coding sequence ATGAAAAATTTTATTCTTTTCCTTGCGCTATCTGCGTTCACTTTTGCTTGTGCCAAAGTTCCTCTAACTGGTAGAAGTCAATTGGCCATGGTTCCAAATGAAGAAATTCAACCTCTTGTCAATGAGGAATATCAAAAAGCAAAATCGAGTGCTAAGATTCTTACTTCTACTAAAGATGGGCAGTCTGTCGTTCGGGTAGGAACGAAAATGGCAAAAGCGGTAGAGGCATACTTGATCCAAGAAGGCTATCAAGATTTGGTAAAGGAATTTGCTTGGGAGTTTAATCTATTGGAAAGTGATCAGGTCAATGCATGGTGTATGCCGGGGGGGAAAGTTGCATTTTACACGGGGATCATGCCAATCTGTAAAGATGAAACGGGTATCGCTGTGGTTATGGGCCATGAGATTGCCCATGCAGTGGCTTCTCACGCTCGAGAGCGTATGTCCAATGGACTTTTACTGAATTTTGGGATTTCTGCCTTGTCCACTGCCATGGGACAAAATCCAACCCTTACTCAGCAGATATTCCTTCAGTCGGTGGGTGTTGGTTCACAATTAGGCATGTTAAGCTTTTCTAGAAAGCATGAGTTAGAAGCAGATGAAATGGGATTGATTTTCATGGCAATGGCAGGATATGACCCAAGAGAAGCACCGGTATTTTGGGAAAGAATGGCTGCAAAAGGAGGTCAAGCTCCTCTGGAATTTTTATCCACTCACCCAGGTCCAGATCGAAGAATCGAGCGTTTGAATGCCAATATGCCCAAAGCTTTAGAATACTATAATTCAGCCAAATAA
- a CDS encoding DUF4442 domain-containing protein: protein MTIQSSTKLTKAAISYQSKMTNPIIFWFAMLAKLPSAVFWRLRIKTLTEDRCEVSIPYFWRSQNPFKSIYFAALAGAAELSTGALCQMALAGKGAFSMLVVDFRAQYSKKANTKITFTCDQGNELFELIDSLKPGESNQLTMISIGRNTSGEEVARFFVTWSFKRKN, encoded by the coding sequence ATGACTATTCAATCTTCTACAAAATTAACCAAGGCGGCCATTAGTTATCAATCAAAAATGACCAATCCAATCATTTTCTGGTTTGCTATGCTTGCCAAACTGCCTTCGGCAGTATTTTGGAGATTAAGAATCAAAACTCTTACTGAAGATCGATGTGAAGTAAGCATCCCTTATTTCTGGAGAAGCCAAAATCCATTTAAATCCATTTATTTCGCGGCCCTGGCCGGTGCTGCTGAGTTAAGCACTGGAGCATTATGCCAAATGGCCTTAGCTGGAAAAGGAGCTTTTTCGATGCTGGTAGTGGACTTTCGTGCGCAATACAGCAAAAAAGCCAATACTAAAATAACCTTTACCTGTGATCAAGGAAATGAACTTTTTGAGTTGATAGATTCACTAAAGCCGGGAGAATCCAATCAATTAACCATGATTTCGATAGGAAGAAATACATCTGGAGAAGAGGTCGCTAGATTCTTTGTGACTTGGTCGTTCAAGAGAAAAAATTAA
- a CDS encoding glutamate--tRNA ligase family protein, with protein sequence MNFNLTRIAPTPSGFLHLGNAYSFLLTKFIAEETGAKILLRIDDLDRERYRKEYVEDIFDTLDFLEIAIDQGPKNVKEFESDWSQLHRMEKYQEGMQKLRDSKLVFGCDCSRKKILEINPAGNYLGYCLDRRIPLTKPDIAWRINTLDADFVSFLAYSTKKITQLIPEETAFYIIKKKDGAPSYHLASVIDDEEFGVDLIVRGNDLYPSTLAQLDLARLLELSSFPRATFHHHAILKGPDKTKLSKSSGSTSIQFLRKGGKRLPNVLGLIGQMAGLSHQVSSLEELKSHILPKNE encoded by the coding sequence ATGAATTTCAACCTTACGCGAATTGCACCTACGCCTAGTGGATTTCTTCATCTTGGTAACGCCTATTCCTTTTTATTAACCAAGTTTATCGCCGAGGAAACAGGCGCTAAAATTCTGTTACGCATTGATGATTTAGATCGAGAAAGGTATCGAAAAGAATATGTGGAAGACATTTTTGATACTTTAGACTTTTTAGAAATAGCAATTGACCAAGGTCCAAAAAACGTTAAAGAGTTTGAGTCGGACTGGTCTCAACTGCACCGAATGGAAAAATACCAAGAGGGAATGCAAAAATTGAGGGATTCCAAATTGGTGTTTGGCTGTGATTGCAGTAGAAAGAAAATTCTAGAAATCAATCCTGCTGGTAATTACCTGGGGTATTGTTTGGATCGGAGAATACCTTTGACTAAGCCTGATATTGCTTGGAGAATCAATACATTGGATGCTGATTTTGTGAGCTTTCTAGCTTATTCAACAAAAAAAATTACCCAATTGATCCCTGAAGAAACAGCTTTTTATATCATCAAAAAAAAAGATGGAGCCCCCTCCTATCATTTGGCATCAGTGATTGACGATGAGGAATTTGGTGTGGATTTAATTGTGCGTGGCAATGACTTATATCCTTCTACACTAGCACAACTTGATCTTGCCAGACTCCTGGAATTATCGAGCTTTCCTCGAGCCACTTTTCACCATCATGCCATTCTAAAAGGTCCCGATAAAACCAAACTATCTAAGTCTTCAGGATCAACTTCTATTCAATTTCTAAGAAAAGGAGGAAAAAGGCTTCCAAATGTACTAGGGTTGATCGGCCAAATGGCAGGGCTATCTCACCAAGTCTCTTCCTTGGAAGAACTTAAATCTCACATCCTGCCAAAGAATGAATAA
- a CDS encoding S10 family peptidase yields the protein MKKLYISLVVMLACTLATAQTVRKIEVESKVETTSEVTIKGKRVPYKATAGTQPVWDDKGEPIASLFYTYYERTDITDKTTRPLVISFNGGPGSASIWMHLAYTGPVILKIDDEGYPVQPHGVKSNPNSILDVADIVYVDPVNTGYSRIVKEDTPRSTFFGINSDIKYLADWVNTFVTRQNRWSSPKYLIGESYGTTRVAGLVSQLQNSHWMYFNGVILVSPTDMGIDREGPVKMANYWPYYAATAWYHKALPAELQAKDLDEILAIVEPMAVNEILPAMVKGGNLSESEREAIATKMAYYSGLKKEAILNYNLMVPTSYFWKELLRERDGMTIGRLDSRYKGFDRMEGGERYDFDPALTSWNHAFAPAFNYYAKNVLKYNTDLTYNLFGPVNPWDRSNETTGYDLGTAMRQNPYLHLMVQSGYFDGGTDYFNAKYSTWHIDPNGKMKDRIFFKGYRSGHMMYLRAEDLVTSNEDIRQFIQKSSVAPGQPAQYK from the coding sequence ATGAAAAAACTATACATCAGCTTGGTGGTTATGCTGGCCTGTACGCTAGCCACAGCACAAACAGTAAGGAAAATAGAAGTGGAGTCAAAAGTGGAAACCACTTCCGAAGTAACCATTAAAGGTAAACGTGTTCCTTATAAGGCAACTGCAGGTACCCAGCCAGTTTGGGATGACAAAGGAGAGCCAATTGCTTCCTTGTTTTATACCTATTATGAGCGCACCGATATCACGGATAAAACAACTAGACCACTTGTCATTAGCTTTAATGGAGGTCCAGGTTCTGCTTCGATTTGGATGCACCTTGCTTATACTGGCCCTGTGATTTTGAAAATCGACGATGAGGGATACCCTGTACAGCCCCATGGTGTAAAATCAAATCCAAATTCAATTTTGGACGTAGCGGATATCGTTTACGTAGATCCTGTCAATACAGGCTATTCCAGAATTGTGAAAGAAGATACGCCACGAAGTACTTTCTTTGGCATCAACTCAGATATCAAATACCTCGCAGATTGGGTAAATACCTTTGTGACTCGTCAGAATAGATGGTCATCTCCTAAATATTTGATTGGAGAAAGCTATGGCACAACACGCGTAGCGGGCTTAGTTTCCCAATTGCAAAATTCCCATTGGATGTATTTTAACGGAGTTATTCTGGTTTCTCCTACAGATATGGGAATTGATCGAGAAGGACCTGTGAAAATGGCTAACTACTGGCCTTACTATGCTGCTACAGCTTGGTATCACAAAGCACTACCTGCAGAACTTCAAGCCAAAGATTTGGATGAAATTTTAGCAATCGTTGAACCTATGGCAGTGAATGAAATTCTTCCTGCAATGGTTAAAGGAGGCAATTTATCTGAATCTGAACGAGAGGCTATCGCCACCAAAATGGCCTATTATTCTGGTCTCAAAAAAGAAGCAATCCTTAATTATAATCTGATGGTTCCTACGAGTTATTTCTGGAAGGAACTGCTTCGAGAGCGAGATGGAATGACCATCGGTCGATTAGATAGCCGATATAAGGGATTTGATCGAATGGAAGGTGGAGAGCGTTATGATTTTGACCCTGCCTTGACAAGTTGGAATCATGCATTTGCACCGGCATTTAATTACTATGCCAAAAACGTTTTGAAATACAATACAGATTTGACCTATAATTTATTCGGTCCAGTAAACCCTTGGGATAGAAGCAATGAGACTACTGGATATGATCTAGGTACAGCCATGAGACAGAATCCATACCTGCATCTGATGGTTCAGTCAGGTTATTTTGATGGAGGTACAGATTACTTTAATGCCAAATACAGTACCTGGCATATCGATCCGAATGGAAAAATGAAAGACCGTATTTTCTTCAAAGGCTATCGATCAGGTCATATGATGTACCTAAGAGCAGAGGATTTAGTGACTTCCAATGAGGATATCAGACAGTTTATCCAAAAGTCTTCTGTGGCTCCTGGACAGCCTGCCCAATACAAATAA
- a CDS encoding potassium channel family protein, protein MPYSFRVKRIIKHFNDYWLNDISFLLLLVVLVFTAFVLPVLIEYGHIDMVYVNLVFIFLFFTGIWSSNNQGLILITSSLFLTQIVLRILRFSDLPYEFYLLERIFGLINMAVFIFMNIRLLFRNNEVNLYRVIGAVNVYLLLAILGAFAFELIQLTIGSSIVTTEINPKDQLLTGSDEDFSIYIYFSLVSLTTVGFGDYVPINILSKMVSVFLSTVGILYPAVVIAKLVGYSSHR, encoded by the coding sequence ATGCCTTATTCCTTCAGAGTCAAGCGGATTATCAAACATTTCAACGATTATTGGTTGAATGATATCAGTTTTCTCTTACTCTTGGTGGTCCTGGTATTTACGGCTTTTGTCTTACCTGTATTGATTGAATATGGGCATATCGACATGGTCTATGTCAATTTGGTATTCATTTTCTTATTCTTCACAGGGATTTGGTCTTCGAATAATCAAGGCTTGATTTTGATCACAAGTTCTTTATTCTTGACTCAAATTGTATTGAGGATATTGCGATTCAGTGATTTGCCTTATGAATTTTACTTATTGGAGCGAATCTTTGGCTTGATCAATATGGCGGTATTCATCTTTATGAACATTCGCTTATTGTTTAGAAACAATGAGGTAAACCTATATCGAGTGATTGGAGCTGTAAATGTGTATTTGCTTTTGGCAATTTTGGGGGCATTCGCCTTTGAATTGATTCAATTAACCATCGGCAGCTCGATTGTAACTACTGAAATCAATCCCAAAGATCAATTGCTTACTGGATCAGATGAGGACTTTTCGATTTACATTTATTTCAGCCTGGTGTCTTTGACCACGGTTGGATTTGGGGATTATGTCCCTATCAATATCCTTTCTAAAATGGTCTCGGTTTTTCTATCCACTGTTGGAATTTTATATCCCGCCGTAGTCATTGCAAAGTTGGTTGGCTATTCTTCCCACCGCTGA
- a CDS encoding PhzF family phenazine biosynthesis protein, which produces MKKIPITVVDAFTKKTFGGNPAGVCLLEEELPKELMQQIASEMNLSETAFVLRSSNPGEFNLRWFTPTLEIDLCGHATLASSFWMLRSGWVNPGELMRFQTRSGELRVRADDQGITMDFPLLPTYLDVHPKFSIEFFGKKVIQAAQLRKNWILELESEDDVRSVIPDFGIIAENSEEGIIITAAGTGEFDIVSRFFGPNVGVPEDPVTGFAHCALMDYWNQKTGKIHLKAYQASRRGGSLEIEKHDDRVFLKGNAVEVLTGTIQL; this is translated from the coding sequence ATGAAAAAGATCCCAATCACGGTAGTTGATGCTTTTACAAAAAAGACATTTGGGGGAAATCCAGCAGGAGTTTGCCTTTTGGAGGAGGAGTTGCCTAAGGAGCTGATGCAACAGATCGCCTCAGAGATGAATCTGAGTGAAACTGCATTTGTTCTCCGGTCTTCTAATCCTGGTGAATTTAACTTAAGGTGGTTTACTCCGACTCTTGAAATAGACCTTTGTGGTCATGCTACCTTAGCTAGCTCGTTTTGGATGCTTCGATCAGGATGGGTAAATCCTGGCGAATTGATGCGTTTTCAAACCCGAAGTGGAGAACTTCGAGTAAGAGCAGATGATCAAGGGATTACGATGGATTTCCCTTTATTACCTACCTATTTGGATGTCCACCCTAAGTTTTCGATTGAGTTTTTTGGAAAAAAAGTGATTCAAGCTGCTCAGCTTCGGAAAAATTGGATTTTAGAATTAGAATCGGAAGATGATGTACGATCTGTCATTCCGGACTTTGGAATAATTGCTGAAAATTCGGAGGAAGGTATCATTATCACCGCCGCAGGAACAGGAGAATTTGACATTGTCAGTCGGTTTTTTGGTCCAAATGTAGGAGTACCGGAAGATCCAGTGACAGGTTTTGCGCATTGTGCGCTTATGGATTATTGGAATCAAAAAACCGGAAAGATTCATCTTAAAGCGTATCAGGCAAGTCGTAGAGGAGGTAGTTTAGAAATTGAGAAGCATGATGATCGTGTTTTTCTGAAAGGAAATGCTGTAGAAGTACTGACTGGAACCATTCAACTTTAA
- a CDS encoding DinB family protein encodes MNTLAKPQKGEYADFYETYISKLGNENYVSLLNEQIEELKALFKSKPEGWENQGYEVGKWSPKEVLGHIIDTERIMTFRALCFARGDQNPLPGFDQNPYVENGKFGQVSLDDLLEDFEFQRKAILSFVKTLSAEVLENKGIASGNPISVRALLWIIPGHFIHHMNLFKERY; translated from the coding sequence ATGAACACCCTTGCAAAGCCCCAGAAAGGGGAATATGCTGATTTTTATGAAACCTATATTTCCAAACTAGGTAATGAAAATTATGTGAGCCTCCTTAATGAGCAAATAGAGGAACTTAAGGCCTTATTTAAATCCAAGCCAGAAGGTTGGGAAAATCAAGGATATGAGGTTGGAAAGTGGTCGCCAAAAGAAGTCCTAGGACATATCATCGATACTGAGCGAATCATGACTTTTCGGGCACTTTGTTTTGCAAGAGGAGATCAAAATCCTCTTCCTGGATTTGATCAAAATCCCTACGTCGAAAATGGGAAATTCGGACAAGTATCACTGGATGATTTATTAGAAGATTTTGAATTTCAACGAAAAGCAATTCTAAGTTTTGTGAAAACACTCTCTGCTGAGGTTTTGGAAAATAAAGGAATAGCAAGTGGAAATCCGATATCAGTTCGGGCTTTACTCTGGATAATACCAGGTCATTTTATCCATCACATGAACCTATTTAAGGAAAGATATTGA
- a CDS encoding M20/M25/M40 family metallo-hydrolase, whose amino-acid sequence MRKILFTLSLSWLSMMAFSQQAIIRNSSIDQMVHQVSSDSLKKYIYELSSFESRHTLNTDAEKGMLAAQAYVLSRFKEFAKSSEGRMTAEIQEFITPGDGRRITQDSKVANVVATLKGTDPNDPRIFVISGHLDSRNRDVMDAEGIAPGANDDGSGVALVMELARVMAKEKFAATLLFVAFTGEEQGLKGATYLADRAKEEGWKIEAVLNNDIVGNSNSSETLISNNTVMRVFSESIPLAEDERAASIRRYTNSDNDSRSRQLARYIKEIGERYVDQMEVKLIYRSDRFLRGGDQTPFMRNGFTAVRMSEMNENFLHQHENVRVENGIQYGDLPEFMDFEYLRKVSAVNIASAASLANAPSMPQEVQIDVRGLSNKSTLLWKAPEFGKVKGYYVLMRETSSPMWEKKFFTTETTLTLPYSKDNYFFAVQAVSPTEEESLAAFPSPLTR is encoded by the coding sequence ATGCGTAAAATTTTATTCACCCTTTCGCTTTCCTGGCTATCAATGATGGCATTTTCCCAACAAGCGATTATTCGAAATTCATCCATCGATCAGATGGTCCATCAGGTTTCTTCAGACTCCTTGAAGAAATACATCTATGAACTATCTTCCTTTGAATCTCGGCATACCTTAAACACAGACGCCGAAAAAGGCATGCTTGCTGCACAAGCTTATGTACTATCCAGATTCAAGGAATTTGCGAAAAGTTCTGAAGGAAGAATGACCGCTGAGATCCAAGAATTCATCACTCCTGGAGATGGAAGACGTATTACCCAAGACTCAAAAGTTGCCAATGTAGTCGCCACCTTAAAAGGCACAGATCCAAATGATCCTAGAATCTTCGTGATTTCCGGCCACCTAGATTCAAGAAACAGAGATGTCATGGATGCAGAAGGCATCGCACCTGGAGCCAATGATGATGGAAGTGGTGTCGCCTTAGTGATGGAATTGGCTCGGGTGATGGCCAAAGAAAAATTCGCTGCAACGCTTCTATTTGTTGCATTTACTGGAGAGGAACAGGGATTAAAAGGAGCCACCTATTTGGCGGACAGAGCAAAAGAAGAAGGCTGGAAAATAGAAGCGGTATTAAACAATGACATCGTCGGGAATTCAAATTCTTCCGAAACCCTAATCAGCAATAATACGGTCATGCGAGTATTTTCAGAGAGTATTCCGTTAGCAGAAGACGAAAGGGCTGCATCCATTCGGAGATACACCAACTCCGATAATGACAGCCGATCTAGACAATTGGCCCGATATATCAAGGAAATTGGAGAACGTTATGTAGATCAAATGGAGGTAAAATTGATTTACAGAAGTGATCGGTTTTTACGAGGAGGAGACCAAACGCCGTTTATGCGAAATGGATTTACTGCAGTAAGAATGTCTGAGATGAATGAAAATTTCCTTCATCAACATGAAAATGTACGAGTGGAAAATGGCATTCAGTATGGCGATCTTCCAGAATTTATGGATTTTGAATATTTGAGAAAGGTTTCTGCAGTAAATATTGCCTCTGCTGCCTCATTGGCAAATGCTCCAAGTATGCCTCAAGAAGTCCAAATTGACGTGAGAGGCTTATCTAATAAGTCAACCTTGCTGTGGAAGGCACCTGAATTTGGGAAGGTAAAAGGGTACTATGTACTCATGAGAGAAACCTCTTCGCCTATGTGGGAAAAGAAGTTTTTCACTACAGAAACCACCTTGACCCTACCTTATAGCAAGGATAATTATTTCTTTGCGGTTCAAGCGGTTAGTCCAACTGAAGAAGAAAGTTTAGCTGCTTTTCCAAGTCCATTAACACGTTAA
- a CDS encoding ferritin: MKQKEIVTLQRSLLPDTETLLNQQIEMEGKSSAYYLSMASWCHMMGYANAAKYLYTHADEERMHMMKLFHYVNEAGGHAIQPEITGIRHNFNSLREVFELILEHEIKVTKSINNIVDHAFGVKDFATFSFMQWYVTEQREEETMSRRALELFEIIGEEGIGLWTIDQELGKLHAAAHSGE, encoded by the coding sequence ATGAAACAGAAAGAAATCGTAACGCTACAGCGTTCCCTACTGCCAGATACTGAGACTTTACTCAACCAGCAAATCGAAATGGAGGGCAAATCATCGGCGTATTATTTGTCCATGGCCTCTTGGTGTCATATGATGGGTTATGCAAATGCTGCGAAATATTTGTACACCCATGCTGATGAGGAACGAATGCATATGATGAAGTTATTTCACTATGTCAATGAGGCTGGAGGTCACGCCATTCAGCCAGAAATCACAGGCATTCGACATAATTTCAATTCACTAAGAGAAGTGTTTGAATTGATTTTAGAACATGAAATCAAAGTCACCAAATCCATCAATAACATTGTAGACCATGCCTTTGGCGTAAAGGATTTTGCAACATTCAGCTTTATGCAATGGTATGTAACCGAACAACGTGAGGAGGAGACCATGTCTAGACGAGCACTTGAGCTATTTGAAATTATTGGTGAAGAAGGCATCGGCTTATGGACCATCGATCAGGAATTGGGAAAACTGCATGCCGCTGCGCATAGTGGTGAATAA
- a CDS encoding formylglycine-generating enzyme family protein, whose protein sequence is MKSQYLILFILGSIYFTLSCTSKPQKTEQPISEVSSIVEFTDSEPPVKESGMVWIPGGKFQMGSNDPEAYDYEKPAVEVQVKGFWMDVNEITNADFERFVKATGYITLAERPVDWEELKKQLPPNTPKPDDSLLLPGSLVFSPPSYQVPTEDINLWWKWVTGANWRHPEGPDSNLSGRENHPVVHIAYDDALAFAEWVGKRLPTEFEWEFAARGGVNGRRFAWGDELTPDGIHLANTFQGTFPHKNLGEDGFEGTSPVGSFAPNPFGLYDMIGNVWELTSDWYDALKYARIAGKAPKLDAGMNPCYNPNNPFAQERVIKGGSFLCAANYCVNYRPSARQGQAFDSGTSNVGFRLVKDPISE, encoded by the coding sequence ATGAAATCTCAGTACCTGATCCTATTTATCCTTGGAAGTATTTATTTCACCTTAAGCTGTACTTCCAAACCTCAAAAAACGGAGCAACCCATTTCAGAAGTAAGCTCAATTGTAGAATTTACTGACTCTGAACCGCCAGTAAAGGAATCTGGAATGGTTTGGATTCCTGGAGGGAAATTTCAAATGGGGTCAAATGATCCCGAAGCCTATGACTATGAAAAGCCTGCGGTTGAGGTTCAAGTAAAAGGGTTTTGGATGGATGTTAATGAAATCACTAACGCTGATTTTGAGCGATTTGTCAAAGCTACAGGATACATTACATTGGCAGAGAGGCCTGTGGATTGGGAAGAATTAAAAAAGCAATTGCCTCCAAATACCCCCAAACCTGACGATTCTTTGCTTTTACCCGGTTCTTTGGTCTTTTCTCCCCCATCCTATCAAGTTCCGACAGAGGATATCAATCTGTGGTGGAAATGGGTTACAGGCGCAAATTGGCGACATCCTGAAGGACCAGACTCAAATTTAAGTGGCAGAGAAAATCACCCAGTAGTTCACATTGCATACGATGATGCCTTGGCCTTTGCTGAATGGGTGGGCAAAAGGCTTCCCACTGAATTTGAATGGGAATTTGCTGCACGAGGCGGCGTGAATGGGAGAAGATTCGCATGGGGAGATGAATTAACTCCAGACGGAATTCACCTTGCCAACACATTTCAGGGAACTTTTCCTCATAAAAATTTAGGAGAAGATGGATTTGAAGGAACTTCCCCGGTTGGTTCTTTTGCTCCCAATCCTTTTGGTCTTTATGATATGATAGGAAATGTTTGGGAATTAACTTCCGATTGGTATGACGCACTTAAATATGCACGTATTGCAGGTAAAGCTCCAAAACTGGATGCGGGAATGAACCCATGCTACAATCCTAACAACCCATTTGCCCAAGAACGGGTAATCAAAGGAGGTTCATTTCTTTGTGCAGCAAATTACTGCGTAAACTACCGACCTTCGGCTCGTCAAGGACAGGCATTTGACTCGGGCACCTCAAATGTTGGGTTTAGATTGGTAAAAGATCCTATATCAGAATAG